A single Tenacibaculum sp. Bg11-29 DNA region contains:
- a CDS encoding TetR/AcrR family transcriptional regulator has protein sequence MKNFLSNIKIEIPSGIYLKDPETSDLGKRIVENSIKLIEIIGFESFNFKKLGKLIGSNESSVYRYFESKHKLLIYLTSWYWGWIQYQLVIETYSINDAKEKLTKAIQIVTKTTEQDSNFSHINEILLNLIVINENSKSYSTKEVDTENKDGFFKLYKEVVKRLADIISNYNNTYQHPLTLASTIIEGALHQQFIKQHFKSLTNCNDSISPTSFFLDLTLNSLANDKK, from the coding sequence ATGAAAAATTTTTTATCAAATATTAAGATTGAAATTCCTTCTGGCATCTATCTCAAAGACCCTGAAACTTCTGATTTAGGTAAAAGAATTGTAGAAAATAGTATTAAATTAATTGAAATTATTGGGTTTGAAAGCTTCAATTTTAAAAAACTTGGTAAATTAATAGGCTCTAACGAAAGTTCTGTTTATAGGTATTTTGAAAGCAAACATAAATTACTAATTTATTTAACCTCTTGGTATTGGGGTTGGATACAATATCAATTAGTTATAGAAACATATAGCATTAATGATGCTAAAGAAAAATTAACAAAAGCCATTCAAATAGTAACAAAAACAACCGAGCAAGACAGTAATTTCTCACATATTAATGAGATTTTATTAAACTTAATTGTAATTAATGAAAATTCTAAATCGTATTCTACAAAAGAAGTAGATACTGAAAATAAAGATGGTTTTTTTAAATTATATAAAGAAGTAGTAAAGCGTTTAGCCGACATTATATCTAATTATAACAATACCTACCAACACCCTCTTACATTAGCAAGCACTATTATTGAAGGGGCATTACACCAGCAATTTATTAAACAACACTTTAAATCATTAACTAATTGTAATGATTCAATATCTCCAACATCGTTTTTTCTTGATTTAACCTTAAATAGTCTTGCAAATGACAAAAAATAA
- a CDS encoding peptide MFS transporter has protein sequence MKTHTSTGDFLGHPKGLLYLFFAELWERFSFYGMRALLVLYMTKHLLYSDEMSFGVYAAYMSLVYVTPMIGGILADKILGFRKAILLGGVLMSLGHFLLTFEQPIFFYGSLALIIVGNGFFKPNISSFVGNLYKQGDVRRDAGFTIFYMGINIGGAVAPLACAWFAETYGWHYGFVLAGIGMLLGLFVFQRGLKNNTFEDKGLVTNSTLYNETILGIKKGTAIVIAAFLSVPIFALIVRFHQFEHYLVWVVSLFLIGYITYILKQVSKSEKQRLLVAVYFTILYTLFSAIFEQAGSSLTLFADRNVNLVGMNAAGTNSINSGFIILLAIPFSMLWTFLSKINKNPNSVIKFGLGLLFLGLGFVIFGMSANQVDEFAKTPMLYLVVGYLVLTIGELFLSPIGLSKMTELSPMKYVAFIMGVWFSANFYGHYFAGKIAKLTTVSEGDLGIFSEGFFGEITQFVTGLSNTIVLEKGIAFQQLYSYVSVYSSLGLVASVIGVIVVLFSNPIKKMMGKIH, from the coding sequence ATGAAAACACATACATCAACGGGTGACTTTTTAGGGCACCCTAAAGGATTACTTTATTTATTTTTTGCAGAACTATGGGAACGATTCTCTTTTTACGGAATGCGAGCGTTACTTGTTTTATACATGACAAAACATTTATTGTATTCTGATGAGATGTCGTTTGGTGTTTATGCAGCTTATATGTCTTTAGTATATGTAACTCCGATGATTGGAGGTATTCTTGCTGATAAAATTTTAGGATTTAGAAAAGCAATTTTATTAGGTGGAGTATTAATGTCATTAGGTCATTTTTTGCTAACCTTTGAGCAGCCAATATTTTTCTATGGCTCGCTAGCTTTAATTATTGTAGGTAATGGTTTTTTTAAACCAAATATTTCTTCTTTTGTAGGTAATTTATATAAACAAGGAGATGTTCGTAGAGATGCAGGTTTTACAATATTTTACATGGGAATAAATATTGGTGGGGCAGTTGCTCCATTAGCTTGTGCATGGTTTGCTGAAACCTATGGTTGGCATTATGGTTTTGTATTAGCTGGTATTGGTATGTTATTGGGCTTATTCGTTTTTCAGAGAGGTCTTAAAAATAATACTTTTGAAGATAAAGGTTTGGTAACAAACTCAACATTATATAACGAAACAATTTTAGGAATTAAAAAAGGTACAGCTATTGTTATAGCTGCTTTTTTATCTGTTCCTATTTTTGCTTTAATTGTACGCTTTCATCAGTTTGAACATTATTTAGTTTGGGTAGTTTCTTTATTTTTAATAGGATATATAACGTATATTTTAAAGCAGGTAAGCAAATCAGAAAAGCAACGTTTATTGGTTGCTGTTTATTTTACGATTTTATACACTTTGTTTTCAGCTATTTTCGAACAAGCAGGTAGTTCTCTAACCCTTTTTGCAGATAGAAATGTAAATTTAGTAGGTATGAATGCAGCAGGAACCAATAGTATTAACTCTGGATTCATAATTCTGTTAGCAATTCCATTTTCTATGTTATGGACATTTTTAAGCAAAATTAATAAGAATCCTAACTCTGTAATTAAATTCGGATTAGGGTTGTTATTCTTAGGTTTAGGATTTGTTATTTTCGGAATGTCAGCAAACCAAGTAGATGAATTTGCAAAAACACCAATGCTATATTTAGTTGTTGGTTATTTAGTGTTAACTATTGGAGAATTATTTTTATCTCCAATTGGTTTGTCAAAAATGACAGAACTATCACCAATGAAATATGTGGCTTTTATTATGGGAGTTTGGTTTTCTGCTAATTTTTATGGACATTATTTTGCAGGTAAAATAGCAAAACTAACAACCGTATCAGAAGGTGATTTAGGTATTTTTTCAGAAGGTTTTTTTGGAGAAATCACACAGTTTGTAACGGGATTGTCAAATACCATCGTTTTAGAAAAAGGAATTGCTTTTCAACAGTTATATTCTTACGTTTCTGTATACTCTAGTTTAGGGTTAGTTGCTTCGGTAATTGGTGTTATAGTTGTATTATTCTCAAATCCAATAAAAAAAATGATGGGTAAAATTCATTAA
- a CDS encoding nuclear transport factor 2 family protein yields the protein MKQRKHLLSLFIVFTLVSSCNVENKKSNNFLEKQNEKAFTEVMLKHLKAVSDKNMETLKITLSPKGDMELIQPNMEIIYSVNGFLKFHEPFLKDSNSALEFKITSKNIGDRIGVATTEAIYKEFKRNGKPYFNRLIVTYTLEKIKGKWYVIKDHASSIEKTKS from the coding sequence ATGAAGCAAAGAAAACATTTACTATCACTTTTTATTGTATTTACATTAGTTAGTTCTTGTAATGTAGAAAATAAAAAATCAAATAATTTTTTAGAAAAACAAAATGAGAAAGCATTTACAGAAGTAATGTTAAAGCACTTAAAAGCAGTTTCTGATAAAAATATGGAAACGTTAAAAATAACATTATCACCTAAAGGAGATATGGAGCTAATTCAACCAAATATGGAAATTATTTATTCTGTAAATGGTTTTTTGAAATTCCACGAGCCTTTTTTAAAGGATTCTAATTCAGCATTAGAATTTAAAATTACCAGTAAAAATATTGGAGATAGAATAGGAGTTGCTACTACAGAAGCTATATATAAAGAATTTAAACGTAACGGTAAGCCTTATTTTAATAGATTAATAGTTACTTATACCTTAGAAAAAATAAAAGGTAAATGGTATGTTATAAAAGACCATGCTAGTTCAATTGAAAAAACTAAAAGCTAA
- a CDS encoding YceI family protein — protein MKKIIRLAAIFIAINSIVSCKSEAKKETPVKKEEVKVVKKAAFVLQDADNKINWTAYKTTEKLPVNGQFKKVTVTSNGEGNTLKEAINNAEFSIPVSSVFTKDTSRDFKIKKFFFGIMDKTELLSGKLVLENDSIGFSDITMNGVTKKLAFKYTISGKVFNLTGNLKITDWNAQKALTSLNEACKDLHKGTDGVSKTWDEVAINITSTFK, from the coding sequence ATGAAAAAAATCATTCGTTTAGCTGCAATTTTTATTGCCATTAATAGTATTGTTTCTTGTAAATCTGAAGCAAAAAAAGAAACACCTGTTAAAAAAGAAGAAGTTAAGGTAGTAAAAAAAGCAGCTTTTGTATTACAGGATGCCGATAATAAAATAAACTGGACCGCGTACAAGACAACTGAAAAACTACCTGTTAACGGGCAATTTAAAAAAGTAACTGTTACTTCTAATGGAGAAGGTAATACTCTTAAAGAAGCTATTAATAATGCAGAATTTTCTATTCCAGTAAGCAGTGTTTTTACAAAAGATACAAGTAGAGACTTTAAGATTAAAAAGTTCTTTTTTGGTATTATGGATAAAACTGAGTTACTTTCTGGTAAATTAGTTTTAGAGAATGACTCTATTGGTTTTTCTGATATTACTATGAATGGAGTTACTAAAAAACTTGCTTTTAAGTATACTATAAGCGGAAAGGTTTTTAATTTAACTGGTAACCTTAAAATTACAGATTGGAATGCACAAAAAGCTTTAACATCTTTAAATGAAGCTTGTAAAGATTTACATAAAGGTACTGATGGTGTTTCTAAAACTTGGGATGAAGTTGCGATAAACATTACATCAACGTTTAAATAA
- a CDS encoding acyl-CoA-binding protein translates to MVNDLDIQFQKAYKEASKLRERLPPDVMLKLYAYYKQAVKGDHFSFNTNNGLRNAFKFNAWMQLKGMSEDQAKQEYINLVNSIIK, encoded by the coding sequence ATGGTAAATGATTTAGACATACAATTTCAAAAAGCATACAAGGAAGCCTCTAAACTAAGGGAAAGACTTCCTCCTGATGTTATGCTTAAATTATATGCTTATTACAAACAAGCTGTTAAAGGAGATCATTTTTCCTTTAACACAAATAATGGTTTAAGAAATGCTTTTAAATTTAATGCTTGGATGCAATTAAAAGGAATGAGCGAAGACCAAGCAAAACAAGAATACATCAACTTAGTCAATTCAATTATAAAATAA
- a CDS encoding phosphatidate cytidylyltransferase, whose protein sequence is MRNLITRSISGLVYAIIFISAILFSAESYIGLISIFSAICVFEFSRILNLKNSIPYLLLASIILLCIITVPSSVDSFLIGFSFVGLLGLLYYLISTKPIKTNTITQKITLHITYLILPFYFLIKLPFIENDYHPNIIIFIILMIWTNDSFAFFVGKNFGKHKLFESVSPKKTIEGFIGGLLFAIIAGFLIGKYSTYFSISNWIIIAVIVAIFGSLGDLVESKFKRQAKVKDSGTIMPGHGGLLDRLDSLFFLAPFVYLYIHYIM, encoded by the coding sequence ATGCGCAACCTTATAACAAGAAGTATTTCTGGACTTGTTTATGCTATAATTTTTATTTCTGCTATTCTTTTTTCCGCAGAATCCTACATCGGCTTAATTAGTATTTTTTCTGCTATATGTGTTTTTGAGTTTTCAAGAATACTCAATTTAAAAAATAGCATACCATATTTACTTTTAGCAAGTATTATTCTTTTATGTATTATCACAGTTCCCTCTTCTGTTGATAGCTTCCTTATAGGTTTTTCTTTTGTTGGTTTATTAGGCCTACTTTATTATCTAATAAGTACAAAACCTATAAAAACTAATACTATTACTCAAAAAATAACTTTACATATTACCTACCTAATTTTACCTTTTTATTTTTTAATAAAATTACCTTTTATTGAAAACGATTATCACCCGAATATTATTATTTTTATTATTTTGATGATTTGGACGAATGATAGTTTTGCTTTTTTTGTAGGTAAAAACTTCGGAAAACATAAATTATTTGAATCTGTATCTCCTAAAAAAACGATTGAAGGTTTTATCGGAGGGCTACTGTTTGCAATTATTGCAGGTTTTTTAATTGGAAAATACTCTACTTATTTTTCTATTTCAAATTGGATAATCATTGCTGTTATTGTAGCTATTTTTGGATCTTTAGGAGATTTAGTAGAATCTAAATTTAAAAGACAAGCAAAAGTTAAAGATAGTGGTACAATAATGCCTGGACATGGCGGTTTATTAGATAGGCTAGACAGTTTGTTTTTCCTAGCTCCCTTTGTATATTTGTATATACACTATATAATGTAA
- a CDS encoding LUD domain-containing protein: protein MNIFKKIYKSYKKSSTERQINEQEVNLSLDDSFVHNFISKGGRFLYCTSINEVASNLKEILKENNWNEITCSDFDLLKITDKLDLNIQKKTSENTPYFTSCEHLIANKGDILFSSNQIGSDKLSSLSKHFVVYATTSQLVKNMGEGLTGIKTNFQGNIPTNISSITNYKIDVDDDSFLTYGNSNSKNLYLLLFEDL, encoded by the coding sequence ATGAATATTTTCAAGAAAATATATAAATCTTACAAAAAATCATCTACAGAAAGACAAATTAACGAGCAAGAAGTTAATTTGTCTTTAGATGATTCTTTTGTTCATAATTTTATCAGTAAAGGAGGTCGGTTTTTATACTGTACATCTATAAATGAAGTAGCGAGTAATTTGAAAGAAATTTTAAAAGAAAACAATTGGAACGAAATTACTTGTTCTGATTTCGATTTATTAAAGATTACTGATAAATTAGATCTTAATATTCAAAAAAAAACTTCTGAAAACACCCCTTACTTTACCTCTTGCGAGCATTTAATTGCTAACAAAGGAGATATTTTGTTTTCTTCTAATCAAATAGGAAGCGATAAGCTATCTTCTCTTTCAAAACATTTTGTAGTATATGCTACTACAAGCCAATTGGTGAAAAATATGGGAGAAGGATTAACGGGTATTAAAACAAACTTTCAAGGTAATATACCTACAAATATTAGCTCTATCACTAATTATAAAATTGACGTTGACGATGATAGTTTTTTAACTTACGGTAACAGTAATTCAAAAAACTTATATTTGCTACTCTTTGAAGATTTATAA
- the ftsH gene encoding ATP-dependent zinc metalloprotease FtsH → MSDKKKNTPKFTFNSFWIYIPIIVVLLGLSFFNSSNLGSRNITENEFSKILQENDIKKIVIENNNLAQIFLKSDAEKKEEHKKITESAFYRKGSPLYTYNFGDLQNFENEIKKERTEKNLDFDINNVEPTSLMKTLFDFLPFILLIGIWLFFMKRMSGGGSGAGGGGQIFNIGKSKAKLFDQDTKVKTTFKDVAGLEGAKEEIQEIVDFLKTPEKYTKLGGKIPKGALLVGPPGTGKTLLAKAVAGEAGVPFFSLSGSDFVEMFVGVGASRVRDLFKQAQQKSPSIIFIDEIDAIGRARGKNSMTGGNDERENTLNQLLTEMDGFGTDTNVIVLAATNRADVLDKALMRAGRFDRQIYVDLPDLHERREIFDVHIKPLKLAENANLELLAQQTPGFSGADIANLCNEAALIAARNNKEAIEHQDFLDAVDRIVGGLEKKNKVITPKEKKVIAFHEAGHATVSWMLEHAAPLVKVTIVPRGQSLGAAWYLPEERKIIQTEQMLDEMCATMGGRAAEKLMFNKISTGALSDLEKVTKQARAMVTVYGLNDKVGNVTYYDSSGNDSFVKPYSDDTAKTIDEEISKMIENQYQRAIDLLSEHKDKLSQLAELLLEKEVMFKDDLVKLFGERPFDKKEEKTNTVTEE, encoded by the coding sequence ATGAGTGATAAGAAAAAAAACACACCAAAATTTACTTTTAATTCATTTTGGATATATATACCTATAATAGTCGTATTATTAGGATTAAGCTTTTTTAATTCAAGTAATTTAGGTTCTCGTAACATTACAGAAAATGAGTTCTCTAAGATATTACAGGAAAATGATATAAAGAAAATCGTTATTGAGAATAATAATCTTGCTCAAATATTCTTAAAAAGTGATGCTGAGAAAAAAGAAGAACATAAAAAAATAACAGAATCTGCTTTCTATAGAAAAGGATCACCTTTATATACATATAACTTTGGTGATTTACAAAATTTCGAAAATGAAATTAAAAAAGAAAGAACTGAAAAGAATCTTGATTTTGACATAAATAATGTAGAGCCAACAAGCTTAATGAAAACATTGTTTGACTTTCTTCCTTTTATCTTACTAATAGGTATTTGGCTTTTCTTTATGAAAAGAATGTCTGGTGGTGGATCAGGAGCTGGCGGTGGTGGTCAAATTTTTAACATTGGTAAATCAAAAGCTAAGCTTTTTGATCAAGACACTAAAGTTAAAACAACATTTAAAGATGTAGCTGGTTTAGAAGGTGCTAAAGAAGAAATTCAAGAAATTGTTGACTTCTTAAAAACACCTGAAAAATACACTAAACTAGGTGGTAAAATACCTAAAGGAGCCTTACTTGTAGGACCTCCTGGAACAGGTAAAACCTTATTAGCAAAAGCTGTTGCTGGTGAAGCAGGAGTTCCTTTCTTCTCTTTATCTGGTTCTGATTTTGTAGAAATGTTTGTTGGTGTAGGTGCATCTCGTGTTAGAGATTTATTCAAACAAGCCCAACAAAAATCTCCTTCAATTATATTTATTGATGAAATAGATGCAATTGGTCGTGCAAGAGGAAAAAACAGTATGACTGGTGGTAACGATGAGCGTGAAAACACATTGAATCAACTTTTAACAGAAATGGATGGTTTTGGAACTGATACAAATGTTATTGTATTAGCCGCAACAAATCGTGCAGATGTATTAGATAAAGCTTTAATGCGTGCTGGTCGTTTTGATCGTCAAATTTATGTTGACTTACCAGATTTACATGAACGTAGAGAAATTTTTGACGTACACATAAAACCTTTAAAGTTAGCTGAAAATGCTAATTTAGAATTACTAGCACAACAAACTCCTGGTTTTTCTGGAGCTGATATTGCTAATTTATGTAACGAAGCTGCTTTAATTGCCGCTAGAAACAATAAAGAAGCTATTGAGCATCAAGATTTCTTAGATGCTGTAGATAGAATTGTTGGTGGTTTAGAAAAGAAAAATAAAGTAATTACGCCAAAAGAAAAGAAAGTTATTGCTTTTCATGAAGCTGGTCACGCTACAGTTAGTTGGATGTTAGAACATGCAGCTCCTTTAGTTAAAGTAACAATTGTTCCTCGTGGTCAATCATTAGGTGCAGCTTGGTACCTTCCTGAAGAAAGAAAAATTATTCAAACCGAACAAATGCTTGACGAGATGTGTGCTACTATGGGTGGTAGAGCTGCCGAAAAGTTGATGTTTAATAAAATTTCTACAGGTGCTTTAAGTGACTTAGAAAAAGTTACGAAACAAGCCAGAGCAATGGTTACCGTTTATGGTTTAAACGATAAAGTAGGTAATGTTACCTATTATGATTCATCAGGAAATGATTCCTTTGTTAAGCCGTATAGTGATGACACTGCTAAAACTATTGATGAAGAAATCTCTAAAATGATTGAAAATCAATACCAAAGAGCTATTGATCTTTTAAGTGAACATAAAGATAAACTTAGCCAACTTGCAGAGTTATTACTTGAAAAGGAAGTTATGTTTAAAGATGACTTAGTGAAATTATTTGGAGAAAGACCTTTTGATAAAAAAGAAGAAAAAACAAATACTGTAACTGAAGAATAG
- the rsfS gene encoding ribosome silencing factor: protein MTKKQASTDDLISVIIKGIDEVKGENIQLLDLRGIENTVCDYFVVCSGNSNTQVNAISGSVQKMVSKELKDKPWHIEGQGNSEWVLMDYVNVVVHIFQKQVRDYYDIESLWGDAKITEINPK, encoded by the coding sequence ATGACAAAAAAACAAGCAAGCACAGATGATTTAATTTCTGTGATTATAAAAGGGATTGACGAAGTAAAAGGAGAAAACATCCAATTACTAGATTTAAGGGGAATTGAGAACACCGTTTGCGATTATTTTGTAGTCTGTTCGGGTAATTCAAATACGCAAGTTAATGCGATTTCTGGATCTGTTCAAAAAATGGTAAGTAAAGAACTTAAAGATAAACCGTGGCATATTGAAGGTCAAGGAAACTCTGAATGGGTTTTAATGGATTATGTAAACGTTGTCGTTCATATATTTCAGAAACAAGTTCGAGATTATTATGATATTGAAAGTCTTTGGGGTGATGCTAAAATCACAGAAATTAACCCAAAATAA
- a CDS encoding biotin--[acetyl-CoA-carboxylase] ligase, whose amino-acid sequence MKIIKLDAIDSTNSFLKNMAVKTAVDDFTVVVARRQTSGRGQMDAYWEAEAGKALTFSVFCKFSDLNIADYKYLNYCVSLSVYEAIKYLKIPRLAIKWPNDIMSVNKKIVGILIENTLNLNKITSSVIGIGINVNQDNFSDELPNASSLKMILKKETDLDFLMNSFLETLKEKIKVLKTKEYSLLESEYLSVLYKKNVPSMFKNNQNILFMGKIIGISDNGNIQIELDNETVKDFGLKEISFV is encoded by the coding sequence ATGAAAATAATCAAACTTGATGCCATTGATTCAACCAATTCTTTTTTAAAGAATATGGCAGTAAAAACAGCAGTAGATGATTTTACTGTTGTAGTTGCTAGAAGGCAAACTTCTGGGAGAGGGCAAATGGATGCTTATTGGGAAGCTGAAGCAGGTAAGGCTTTGACTTTTAGTGTTTTTTGTAAGTTTTCTGATTTAAATATTGCTGATTATAAGTATTTAAACTATTGTGTTTCTTTAAGTGTTTATGAGGCTATTAAGTATTTGAAAATACCACGGTTAGCTATTAAATGGCCTAACGACATTATGTCAGTAAATAAAAAAATAGTAGGTATTTTAATTGAAAACACGTTGAATCTTAATAAAATAACCTCTTCAGTTATTGGTATTGGTATTAATGTTAACCAAGATAATTTTTCTGATGAGTTACCGAATGCGTCTTCATTAAAAATGATTTTAAAGAAAGAAACAGATTTAGATTTTCTGATGAATAGCTTTTTAGAGACTCTTAAAGAAAAAATAAAAGTGCTAAAAACAAAAGAATATTCACTTTTAGAAAGTGAGTACTTGAGTGTTTTATATAAAAAAAATGTTCCGAGTATGTTTAAAAACAATCAGAACATTTTATTTATGGGTAAAATTATTGGAATATCCGATAACGGAAATATTCAAATAGAATTAGATAACGAAACAGTAAAAGATTTTGGCCTTAAAGAAATTTCGTTTGTTTAA
- a CDS encoding orotate phosphoribosyltransferase, which translates to MNIEGNKVVVKKSTEEVFNFLIKLDNFEQLMPENTQKFEVDGDSFIFGLKGMPEIRLVMKEKTAHSNVTLGAASSKLPFTLSADISEISKEESEVILNFDGEFNAMMAMMVKKPLTKFIDALTENITKI; encoded by the coding sequence ATGAATATTGAAGGAAACAAAGTAGTTGTAAAGAAATCTACAGAAGAAGTTTTTAACTTTTTAATAAAATTAGATAACTTTGAACAATTAATGCCAGAAAATACTCAAAAATTTGAGGTAGACGGAGATAGTTTTATTTTTGGATTAAAAGGAATGCCCGAAATAAGATTGGTAATGAAAGAAAAAACTGCACACTCTAATGTTACATTAGGTGCTGCAAGCAGTAAACTACCTTTTACTTTATCTGCTGATATTTCTGAAATTTCTAAAGAAGAGAGTGAAGTTATTTTAAATTTTGATGGTGAGTTTAATGCAATGATGGCAATGATGGTTAAAAAGCCTTTAACAAAATTTATCGACGCTTTAACTGAGAATATTACAAAAATATAA
- the pyrE gene encoding orotate phosphoribosyltransferase, with translation MDFNKDTGKKTAELLLQIKAIKLSPNEPFTWASGWKSPIYCDNRVTLSYPAVRNFLKEEIAKLVEQKHGKPDVIAGVATGAIAIGMLVAQELGVPFVYVRPEPKKHGRKNQIEGHLESGQNVVVIEDLISTGKSSLNAVKALKEANANVKGMIAIFSYGFEIASDNFKNDNIELTTLSNYEYLLEQALDSKYITNKELNTLKDWRMAPSQWKQ, from the coding sequence ATGGATTTTAACAAAGATACAGGAAAAAAAACTGCCGAACTTCTTCTGCAAATAAAAGCTATAAAACTAAGCCCTAACGAACCTTTTACTTGGGCTTCTGGCTGGAAATCACCTATATACTGTGACAATAGAGTTACATTATCTTATCCAGCAGTTAGAAACTTTTTAAAAGAAGAAATTGCTAAATTAGTTGAACAAAAACATGGTAAACCTGATGTAATTGCAGGTGTTGCTACTGGTGCAATTGCTATTGGAATGCTAGTTGCGCAAGAATTAGGAGTTCCTTTTGTATATGTACGACCTGAACCTAAAAAGCATGGTAGAAAAAACCAAATAGAAGGTCATTTAGAAAGCGGGCAAAATGTAGTGGTTATTGAAGATTTAATAAGCACAGGTAAGAGTAGTTTAAATGCGGTAAAGGCTTTAAAAGAAGCAAATGCAAATGTTAAAGGTATGATTGCTATATTTTCATATGGTTTTGAAATTGCTTCTGATAATTTCAAAAACGATAATATAGAGCTTACTACATTAAGTAATTACGAATATTTACTTGAACAGGCTTTAGATAGCAAGTACATTACAAATAAAGAACTAAATACTTTAAAAGACTGGAGAATGGCACCTAGTCAGTGGAAACAATAA
- a CDS encoding NUDIX hydrolase, producing MYKVFVNDKPIIFTTSVKNEEDYVVFIYKNIIMSELIYKLKLNKLKGVYIYTTNIARDWQGFKNKFKIIVSAGGLVINDKKEFLFIYRGNKWDLPKGKREKGEKLEETALREVEEECGVSNLTIKRKLIETYHFFIEKGKYRLKETHWYLMNSSCNKELTPQLEEGITKVMFKDLEDTREALKNTFYNITMVFKTHENLIDL from the coding sequence ATGTATAAAGTTTTTGTTAATGATAAACCAATAATCTTTACAACTTCTGTAAAAAATGAAGAAGATTATGTCGTTTTTATTTACAAAAATATAATAATGAGTGAACTTATTTATAAATTAAAATTAAATAAGCTAAAAGGTGTATATATTTATACAACTAATATCGCAAGAGATTGGCAAGGATTTAAAAATAAATTTAAAATTATTGTTTCAGCTGGCGGACTTGTTATAAATGATAAAAAAGAATTTTTGTTTATTTATAGAGGTAATAAATGGGATTTACCTAAAGGGAAGAGAGAAAAAGGTGAAAAACTTGAAGAAACAGCTCTTAGAGAAGTTGAAGAAGAATGTGGTGTGTCAAACTTAACGATTAAAAGAAAACTGATAGAAACATATCATTTTTTTATTGAAAAAGGAAAGTACAGGTTAAAAGAAACACACTGGTATTTAATGAATTCTTCATGTAATAAAGAATTAACCCCCCAACTTGAAGAAGGAATAACTAAAGTGATGTTTAAAGATCTTGAAGATACTAGAGAAGCTTTAAAAAACACGTTTTATAACATTACTATGGTTTTTAAAACTCACGAAAATTTAATTGATTTATGA